From Numenius arquata chromosome 33, bNumArq3.hap1.1, whole genome shotgun sequence:
TGGACTTAGGCCTGGCTGAAAGGCGGGGAAGGATTGATGTGTTCCGGGAAGGGGGTGGGAACCCCTGGGAACCAGCTCAAAGCCCAGTTTCCCGGTTCCGTGCCTCACCCTCTCTgagaggtataaaaaaaaaaaaaaccctcacaagcGCAGCAAAGCCATGCGGTGCTGTCAGGGAAACTCTGCTGGTGCTGTGCACACGAGGTTTTGAGTGTCATCTGCTCCTTGCACACTTCTGGAAAATCCTGGTTTATGGTTCTCTGTAACTCTTCCGGAAAATCCTGGTTTATGGTTCCCCGTAACTCTTCCGGAAAATCCTGGTTTATGGTTCCCTGTAACTCTTCTGGAAGACCAACAGCTCCTCTGAAGTTCCATTTGTACAATTCGGTCCTAAAAAGCTCATTTCTCCTTCCTCGAACCTGGCCTCCAGCACCCCGAAAGGACTTCCCGAGGTTTAAACCTCTGCTGGGAGAGATCCTCGCTCCCACTCAAGAGCCAGCGCATTAACCAGCGATTCTCCGACGCAGAACACTGGGGTAGACCTGGCTCCCGGTGCCCCAAACCTCTCCCTCCACGCAAAGGCTCACAGATCTCACGAGCCCCAGGTCTTAATCCCACTCCTCGTTACACCTTCTACTGTTTCTCATagtcttttaatttttccccacTGGTTACAGCCCAGAAACAACCTCTCCTGAGAGCTGGGCTCGTCGTTGCCCCCGTGTAGGAATATCGGAGGTGCCCCCCACACCTCTGCATAGGAAAATCTCTGCTGCGCTGTCGATGGAGCAGTCGGTGCTCTGAAATCCacagtttttctcccatttctgccGGCGGGAAGACTCCCTCTGCTGTTCTAAACCAGCAGAAGGCCCGGGGCTACAAcccttcccagcacccccaaaactGGGAGCCGCACAGGATGGTTTCAAGTGGGTCAAGCTGGGACATTTACAGTCAAAGAAACGTCCCCGGAGTCAGTCCAGGAGCTTCCATCATCAGTGGGAAAAGCCAGAACTGGCTTTGGATCTTGAAAAGtgggtggttttgtggtttggtttttttttttgttttttttttattgggccAAAGGAAAATATCGTGCTTAATTATCAAAGGAACTGTCGATGAATACAGAGCgcagaaaaagaagcaaggaTTTAGCTTTCGGTTCTTATTCAAGAGGTTGCCGGTGATCCTTTGGTGTCCCTTCACCACAGTTCtgtgatttatttactttttttgaagtttttagaGGCAACTCAGCAGAGAAACCCAGCGTTAGCAGCACACGAGTGCTGACAGACGAGGAACGCTCTGACACCCCGGTCAGAGTCCTGTCGTCTGCTGAAGACGAGCGTAGAGGGAGCAGAACCAAGAAAATCACATCGCAGGGCTCCGCTTCCTTCTCCAGAGgggaaaaaccaacccaaccaagCACTGGAAAGACACTCCAGAGTAGAGAAAGACCTTTTCATTCGTTCCTGAGGATGAATTTGAATTCCAAGGCtcccctatgaaaaaaaaaaaaaaaccagcacaaatGAAAGCATCAGGCCGGCTCTGTGCTGAGGAACAGCCAATACCACATCAGGCGATGCGAGTGTGTCGCGTTCAAGGtgatttttaaacactgaataaCACGTTATTTACTTTTAACGTTGATCCATTCATGTTTACAGGATCCTCAGCAGGGCGCTGCGAGCTGACCTACCCCAGCAAAAGAGTTCTGTGTAATTACCGTACAAAACTGACGCTCATGCTAATTAACAAACCGACAAAAAAACATGACGTTACCCCAACAAGGCCACTTTCAGCCCAAAACTTTTATCGGCTGAGTCTGATATTGAGAAGGACCAACTCGTTTGGAGAAATTTGCTGTTGCATTTGCATCTATAATGGCCACACACACACCATTTACAGCCCCCAACAACCCACACCAACGAATTACCACACTTTTAACCTCGATAAACTTCCTGGCTGAGCTTTATGGTTTTCTAAGACAGGAAGGAAAGGTGGGTGGGAGAAAAACTACAGGCCCATGTGTATTCTGGACTGCCGTGTTCCACTCCAGCTGTTTAATCTGAGGAGAATGAcctgggagggggtggaggggtgatgagaagctcaacaggagccggcaacgtgccctggtagcccagaaagccgcCAACAACCTGGGATGTAtgcccagcagggcaaggggggaggaatctgcccctctgccccgctctggggagaccctcctgcagcactgcctccagctctggggacatcagaaggacacggaggtgtcggagcggggccggaggaggccccggagatgctgggagggctggagcccctctgctgggaggacaggctgagagagttgggggggttcagcctggaggagaaggctccggggagaccttggagccccttccagtccctcaaagggctccaggaaagctggagagggagcagGGATCAGGGATCAGGGAGgtgagccatgggacgagggggaagggttttaagctgaaaaagcagagatttagggagaaattcttccctctgagggtggtgagagcctggcccaggttgcccagagaagctgtggctgccccgtccctggaggggttcaaggccaggttggagggggcttggagcaacctggtctggtgggaggtgtccctgcccagggcaggggggaagactggggggggctttaaggtcctttttaacccaaaccattccatgattctacatGAGCAGCTCCCAAGAAGACACGGTACGGGGAGAGTGACTGTCAGGCTAGAGAGAAAGCGGCCCAGCTCTGCATCCTGACACTCACCTCACGTGGAGGGCTTCACCTGGTCCGCGCAGAGCAGGAAGGCGTTGACGTGGTCGCTGCAGTTCATGACGGAGGCTTGGTTCTCCTTCAGGCACTGCTCGAAGGCGGCGAAGGGCTCGGCGCAGTCCTGCCGGATCTGCTGCACGATAGGGCTGCGAGAAAACACCGAGGCCCTCAGCTCCCGGGAGCCGCACGACCCAACCCTGACAGCCCCAGGCCCGACCCCGAGCCTTCCCTCTCCCGCACTCACTGTGCGGCGGCGCAGCGGGACATGCTGAGGCGGAGACGGTGACAGTCGCGCTGCCAGGAGGCCGGGCTGGCGGCCACGCACCGGCCGTACTCCTCCATCTCGTTACGGCAGTAGCGTGCCGTGATCTCCAGGGCCGCCTGCCTGCGGGGAGACGGTAAAGTTAACCCAGGCGGCGCGGCCTAGTGCGGCCTAATCCAGCCCGGTTCCCCCGCCGCCCTCTACTCacatgccgccgccgccgccgttccAGTACCGGAAGCTCCCGTCGCTCTGCGCATGCGCGGTTTCCGCCGTGTCGCTCTGCGCATGCGTCGAGCCCTCGGGACTTGCGGAGGCGCATGCGCAGTGACGGGGACGAGCGGCTCAAGCTCCCCACTGCGCAGGTGCTGTCCCGCCCCCTACCGGAAGCGGAAGTGGGTCGTTGCGGTCTTTcggaagatggcggcggccggcCCGTCTTCGGGTCCCGTGGACGAGCTGGTCTCGTCGGTGACGCTGTACCGCCGGCGGCCGCGGCTCCTCCACGGCACCGTGCTGCCCTTCGTGGCGGGGCTCTACCCGGCCTGGTTGTGGCTGTGGGGACCCCGCGTGTGGGCGGCAtggggggaggcggaggcggcgacggtggcagaggaggaaggcccgaggccggggccgggccccgcACCCCCCGAGGCCGCGTTGCTGGCGCTCGCCGCCATCGGTGCGGTCCATCTGCTGACGGCGCTCTCGGGGCTGTGGTCGGTGCACGCTCACTGCGCCCTCACGTGCGTCCGGGTGAGTCCCGGGGCTGCCCGTGCGGCGGGGCCGGTCGTGCTGGGGAGTCCTCCGGGGTTGCCCGCCAGCAGCGCGGTGGGGGAGGGTTCCTGCCGTGTCCCGCGGGTTCTTCTGACGTGCGGGGGCGGCTGAGGGCGCGGGAGCGTTCGgtctgctgggggcggggggaggagttCCTCGAGACGTGGCAGAGCCGCATCGGCCATGTAAGAGCTCTGGAGGCGCCATGAGCGTGAGGGGCGTGAGGAGACGCTTTGCGCGGAAACGTTTCTCCGTTTAGCTGGGCTCGGGCAGCGTGGCTGCGTGCTGGCAGGGGAGCGGgaaagggctggagcccctctgctgtgaggacaggctgagagagctgggggggttcagcctggagaagagaaggctccggggagaccttggaaccccttccagtccctcaaggggctccaggaaagctggggagggactctgggtcagggaggggagccatggacgagggggaagggttttaagctgaaaaaggggagattgagatgagatgtggggaagaacttctttgctgtgagggtggtgagagcctggcccaggttgcccagagaagctgtggctgccccatccctggaggggttcaaggccaggttggagggggcttggagcgacctggtctggtgggaggtgtccctgcccagggtagggggtggcactggggcagggtttaaggtcccttcccacccaaaccattgtGTGATTCTATGAGATCTGTATGCGTTTGGCAGGCCTCAGCCCCAAAGCGATGTCGGGGAGCCCAGCGATGTGTCTGTGCATGGGTGGCCTGGGATGAGTTGAGAGTTCAGGGCAGGGACTGGCTTCCTTTGCTGGTGTCCATCGTTCCGTCTTTTGACGATGGACCAGCTGGTTgctatttttgctgttgttattgtaACCGTGTCTTACTGACAGCTTTATGTGTCCTAACTGCAAGTTAAGTGCTGGATATACTGCTTTTGGTGGTACGGTACGATTTTGGGGATGGATTGTGATGATCTGAGTGTCTTTGACTCTAacaacagctctgcagaagcacCCGGTTGCAAAGAGCTCTTTTCTCTGCGTGTCTCAATGCGACCCAGCTCGGATTCCTCCCGACTTGTTGAAATTTGGGGTCTGTGCTCCCGCTTTACGAGGTGCATCTTCTTTGTCTTTCAGGAGCCGTGTCCTAAGAAAGCCACATTGGCTAAAGTTGTGCCAACCCCAAATAACGGCTCGGTAGAACTAGTGCCACTCCACAGAGACCAGGTGAGGACACGGCTGTCGGGAGTGGAACAGACCTTTGTCACGCGCCAGGGAACTGCTACATCGTGCCCTCAGCCTCCAATTTATTAGCTTTTAACTTAAGTAATCAGGGAAGAATCAGCTGCAGTCAGTCAAAAGTGGGGATGTTAGAGATTGCAGGGTGTTTCCTGGTGTGTGTACAAGCAGAATCGTATAGTATTTAGAGATATAAGGGCTTGgggcttctttccttcttcaggcCAGAGGATGTGTGGAGTGAAGCCCTTTGGCGTGTGTTCaactggttggttttttcccctctctccacagGGCGAGGATGGGCAGGAAGCCCTTTCCTTTGAATTTCAGAAAATCAAATACTCGTATGAGAGAGATGGCAAGAAACAGTTTCTCCCTGTAGCTTTCCCCGTGGAACATCCCCTTTGTTACTACCAGAATGCCCGAGGCTATCAGGAGGACAGGGATATCCGAGCGGCTGAGAAGAAATATGGTACAAACAAGTGAGTTTTCCGGGCGCCGATCTCTCTTTGCCCAAGTTGTGTCTGGATCAAAAGTGTTGAACCAGAGTTCTAGCCCTGTTTATTAAATTTCAGTTACTCCCAGCACTTACTTCAAATTCCTTTAAGGACAGAGAAGGGTATCGGACTGAGGGGTTTTCTCCAGGTTGGGCTACAGATGGGCGTTAATTGAGTATAACAAATTAACTAAAACAAAGTGATTGAAAATAGATTGTGGGCGTTCTGGAGCGCAGCCTGGTCTGAccccagaggctgcaggaggCTTTTGGGTTGGGCTTTTGCTGAGAATCTGGAACTTTGAGGTTAATAAGGATTCAATTCTTTTGCAGGGCTGAGATGGTGGTGCCGGAGTTCTTGGAACTCTTTAAAGAAAGAGCCACAGCTCCATTCTTCATCTTTCaggtaaagaaacaaacaaaaagagctgTAAATGCTTCTCCCTGCTCAAAAATGAGAGAATTCCTTCCAGCCCTGGCTTGAGAGCCGTAATTCCACTGGCAGCTTTGTAAAATCAGGTGTGGATGCtcttgcaccctcagtaagtttgcagatggcgCCAAGTCGTATGGGAGCGtcgatctgctggagggtagaaaggctttgcagagggctcTGGCcgggctggatggatgggccgaggccaaggggatgaggttcaacacggccaagtgccgggtcctgcccttgggtcacaccaaccccatggacgctccagccttggggcagagtggctggagctgcctggtggaaaaggacgtgggggtgttggtcgactgtgggctgaacgtgagccagcagtgtgcccaggtggccaagaaggccaccagtaTCCTGGCCCTGTATCAGGAACAACATGGCAAGCAAGACTCAagaggtgatggttcccctgtgctgggcactggtgagaccccacctcgagggctgtgtccagttttgggcccctcaccacaaaaaaaaaaaagacattgaggggctggagcgggtccagagaagggcaacggagctggtgagggggctggagctcgaggagaagggtctggagaacttgtgaggagaggctgagggagctgggggtgttcagcctggagaaaaggaggctgaggggagaccttctcgctctctccaactccctgaaaggagggcgtagccgggggggggtcggtctcttctcccaagtcacaggcgatgggacgagaagaaacggcctcaagttgcaccaggggaggttcagattggacattaggaacaatttttccatggaaaaggttcttaagccttggaatgggctgcccagggcagtggttgaggcaccatccctggagggatttgagagacgggttgacgtggtgcttagagacagggtttagtgatgggttttatcagagttgggttgatggttggactcgatgatctccaaggtcccttccaacccagacaattctacgattcttgCACTGTAATATTGATTTTACTTCTGGGAGTGACCCTGTTTCTCCCTAATGActtaactgtgatttttttttctgccttcctacAGTTAAATATGTACCaagtttagaatttttttaaaaaaaaataatcttagaaaTGAAACCTTTTGCTTTCTGAGGGAGATGAGAATAACTTCCGTGTCACGTTCTCCCCGCAGGTCTTCTGCGTGGGTTTGTGGTGCCTGGACGAATACTGGTATTACAGCGTTTTCACCCTCTCCATGTTGGTGGCGTTTGAAGCTTCTCTGGTTCAGCAGCAAATGAGGAACATGTCGGAGATTCGAAAAATGGGCAACAAACCCTACATGATCCAGGTAATCGCACCCCGAGAGGACCGAGGATAAAATGGAGGGTGTAGCTCTCTTTTAGCTgatccttttcccctccttttctgaCGTGTCCAGGGCTtctcaaagtgctttttttttttttttttatcatccagGTTTACAGAAACCGCAAGTGGCGCCCCATTTCCAGTGATGAGATTATTCCAGGGGATATCGTTTCCATCGGTAATCATTTACATCGTGGTTGTAATCAAAAGCTTGTTTAAAATCAGATTCCTTCCGGTGCGTGAAGTTACGCGGTGAATTGAATTGGGTATAAAAATCTCACGGTTTGGCTTGGGTGCTTTTGGGGACTTTTAATTCGTAGGTGTCACAATTCAGGGCTCCAATTCAGCCCAATCCTTGGGCTGGATCcagggcttcaggaaagctgggaagggactcttgatctggggaggggagccatgggatgagggagaacggttttaaactgaaaggtaAATACCTCGATGAATTGGCCTCGGATTCTTCAGCTTAAGATTGTGAAAGTGAAGAATTCCCTTTCTCCTGATGATATGGAAAGGGGAAGGGCAGATCCCTCTTAACCCTGCTCTCCTTTTTAATCTTGTATTACCCCAGGACATGGTGCCGGTTTTTTGAGCCCAAACAGCAATAAGAACTAAGTGACTTAATTTTAAACTTTGCTGGTCTCAAAAGGGACTTAATAACCTTCAAACCCTTTCGGTTCTCAGCGACGCTGAGTGGGTCCGTGCTGTGGTAGATGTGGCTCCCTGTGGGAGGTTGGAAGCTTTAGGAATCTCTGCTGAACTGAAGGAGAGCTGGACTCCGCCAGAGAAATAACCAAACAATAGTCCCTTCTGCCTTTGAGCCgcttctgttttaatttattaattaaacaGGCCGATCTCCTCATGAAAACCTTGTGCCGTGTGACGTGCTGCTGTTACGGGGCAGGTGCATTGTGGATGAAGCGATGCTGACGGGAGAGTCCGTGCCGCAGATGAAGGTCCGTGGGGAAATCTCTGTGCTGTCCCTTTGCTGCCACCCAGAAAATTCAAATACTCAAGTCGCTGCAGCATTTACGAGTGGTAATTagagagcaacctgctctagtggaggtgtccctgcccatggcagtggggtcggaactcgatgatctttaaggtcccttccaactctaaccattctatgattctaattagtCTCTTTGTGTAAATGCTGGCCCAAGCAACCTGGGCTGTTTGTTATCGGCTCCCTCTGGGTGATGGATGGGCTCTGGtaaatgagaaatagaaatatcTATTTTGTCTGGCGATGCCTCTGGCTTTTGGGGCCGAGCTCTGTCGCGTGGGCACGGCATCGCCCTCCTACGCATTCCCCAGTCTGGATTCCCTTGGCTGGGTAGAGGTGGGAGGAGGAACAAGTGTAAAGCACTTCAAAGCCTTTAATATTCCTCCTTTTTGTGCCAGTGGGTGGCTTAAAAATGGTGAAGTAACGCTTGCAGAGCCTCCTTTGCTGAATTCAGTGTGCCAAGGGTGAGCTAGTCCCCTGAAACCAGAATTTCCCCGGATGCCAGGCTCTAAACCCAGACCCATCGGGAGCTGAGTGACGTGTTAAAGATCTGGATTCAGTTTGGGCCGCCTTTGGCGGAAGCGAGAGCATCTTGTGGGaccagaacagaaaggaaaatgggagGTTTTCTTGTTTGAAGCTGTGAATCTGAGAGCTGAATCTCTGCAGGAGCCCGTGGAGGATCTCAGTCCGGAGCATGTCTTGGATATGCAGACGGATTCCCGCCTACACATCATATTTGGGGGAACAAAAGTGGTGCAGCACATCCCGCCCCAGAAAGCCAGCACGGGACTGAAACGTACGTACCTGCACCAGTTCCCCCCGAGAAGGCACATCCTGTACCCCCAGATTTCTGTGGGTATATCTTTATATCTTCAATGTATTCATCAAGGACCTGGGTGAAGGGATGGAACGTACCCTCAGCAcctttgctggtgacaccaaactgggaggagtggctgacacaccagaaggctgtgccgccatccagtgagacctggacaggctggagagttgggcagagaggaacctgatgaaattcaaccagggcaagtgtagggtcctgcccctggggaggaacaaccccctgcaccaggacaggttgggggtgacctgctggagagcagctctgaggagaaagacctgggagtcctgggggacaacaggatgcccacgagccagcaacgtgcccttgtggccaagaaggccaagggcatcctagggggcatcaggaagagtgtgaccagcaggtgggtGGAGGAAGGtcaccctccccctctgccctgccctggggaggccccatctgaagcactgggaccagttctgggctccccagttccagaaggacagggaactgctgcagagggtccagcaaagggctaccaagatgatgaggggcctggagcatctctctgctgaggaaaggctgagggacctggggcttttgagtctggagaagagcagactgagggggggatctgatcaacgcctccaaatacttgaagggtgggtgtcaggaggatggggccagtctttttccagtggtgcccagtgacaggacaagagggaacgggcacaaacttgaacataagaaattccatctcaacatgaggaggaacttctttcctgtgagggtgtcagagccctggcagaggctgcccggagaggtggtggagtctccttctctggagacattcaaccctccctggatgggaccctgtgggacctgctgtaggaggacctgctgtggcagggggttggaggagatgatctccagaaggtcccttccaaccccacagcattctgtgatttattttaagtGGCTTTATTGCAACTTTTGGAGAATATCGTTGGGTCGATCTCCTTGGCCCGGTCACCAACAGTTTACTTGGATTATTTATTCTCCCTTGGAAGTGAGAGGAGGGTGTAGCTCGAAGTGTGTTCTCTCTGTGAGAACCTATAAAAGATTTACGCTGAGTTACCTGTTTCTGTTTCCGCTCCAGCTGTCGATAACGGGTGTGTGGCGTACGCGCTGAGGACCGGCTTCAACACGTCTCAGGTAAGATGGGACCCTGCCTTCTCGCCTCTTGTGGGTGATGCTGGTCATGTCGTTCAGCGCTTGGCTGGAAGGAAATCCTTAGGAAACACAGCAGGGGGGAAAACAGAAATCAGGGCATCAAAATTCCTTGGGTTTGGAAGAAGAATAAATAAGATAGGTCTCTGTGCGTCAAAGAAATAGTCTGATGAGTGATGCAGGAGTGAGGGTGCCTGTTGCGACTTCCCACACTACGTACGAGCTTCAGCTCCTGGTTATCCCCATTTCTGTAACGATAATTGTTGGCAAAAGGCAATCGAATGCGTTTGTAGAGACCAGAGATGTGaaagtgagctttttttttcaattgaaaattGAACACTGCTTCAAAGAAATCATCAGCTTAATGATGTAGCAAtgaggttgggtttgttttttttttaacagattaattATGGGTGACTCTGGGCTGCTGCCTACAGCGCAGAAGTGCGAATAATTTTCAGGCCCTGGCAACGAAACACCCgagtgtaattttaaaattggGTTTCGTagctatttttaacaaaatactgCATGCTGCAGAGAGAGCTTCTTGCACTGAAGGCTGTTCTTCTCAGGGGAAATTGCTACGTACAATCCTCTTTGGGGTGAAGAGAGTGACAGCCAATAACTTAGAGACCTTCATTTTCATCCTGTTCCTGCTGGTCTTTGCCGTTGCTGCTGCCGCGTACGTCTGGATCGAAGGTGAGATTTCTTCTTGCCTCTTCCAGGTCTCTCCCCAGGACTTGTACCAAAGGTGACGTAATTTCTGAGCGTTACAATAGCTGGGTTGGGCTGCGCCGGTGGTTGAGTGTAGGGGCCCACACTGGATGCTTTTCTTGCCCTTCCTCGGTAGGTGAGCTTCTTTGTGGTACTCACCTtagctctgtggggcaggcgggcTGAGGATGAGGAGTTATGTGGGTCTCCTGTCTCATTTTCTAGGCACCAAGGATCCCAGCAGGAACCGTTACAAGCTTTTCCTGGAGTGTACTTTAATTCTGACTTCGGTTGTTCCACCTGAGCTTCCCATCGAGCTCTCTCTGGCTGTCAACACCTCCCTCATCGCCTTGGCCAAGCTCTGTGAGTACCAAACCTAAACACAGAAACAACAACGGGACTGTTTTCTTGTGCCTGGAACCATGTGTGAAATGGAAATTACTGGAAATGAGTCTCCTCGGTCTCTATGCCATGACAGTGTGGGGTTTTGCAGCTGGTGTGTATGAGGGGGGTTAAATCCCAAAGAATTTTGGCGATGCGTGCTTGGAAGTGGGTCCTAAATCAAGTGTAGGAGGGAATATCTTCATACGAAAGCTGACTTGCTCAAAAGTCCTGAGTTCTGCATCGTTCCTGCAGGTTCCTGGCTATGGAACAGtgtagggtcctgcccctggggaggaacaaccccctgcaccaggacaggttgggggtgacctgctggagagcagctctgaggagaaagacctgggagtcctgggggacaacaggatgcccacgagccagcaatgggccctggtggccaagaaggccaatggcatcctgcaGGGTGTCGAGAAGAGCGTGGAGAacctcaagggaggtcatcctcccgctctgctctgccctggggaggccccatctggagcactgggaccagttctgggctccccagttccagaaggacagggaactgctgcagagggtccagcaaagggctaccaagatgatgaggggcctggagcatctctctgctgaggaaaggctgagggacttgggtctgtttagtctggagaagagaagactgagggggggatctcattgatggtgggtgtcaggaggatggggccagtctttttccagtggtgcccagtgacaggacaagagggaacgggcacaaactggaacaggggaagttccatttcaacatgaggaggaacttctttcctgtgagggtgtcagagccctggaagaggctgcccagagaggtggtggagtctccttctctggagatgttccaaccccccctggatgggaccctgtgggacctgctctgggtgcccctgctgtggccgggggttggaggagatgatctccagaaggtccttcccaaccccgtatcattctgtgactgtGAATGGGGGGATCAATGGTTTCTGCTTTGGACTGTGTCACTGCTACAACTTGGTGTCTGTTCTGGTTTCAAACTCCCCAAAAATTCAGGGTGGGGAGTTGCGGGTTTGGTTATTCCAGCTGAGAACAGCGCTGGTGGTTCCTGTCTCGGGGTAAAAGCCACCAAGCTTCCCGTTCTGGCTTTGCTGTCGCTTATTCCTCATGgaatttcctctcctctcttccagaTGTGTACTGCACGGAGCCCTTCCGCATCCCCTTCGCGGGCAAAGTTCAGGTTTGCTGTTTTGACAAAACGGGCACGTTAACCAGCGATCACCTTGTCGTGAGAGGAGTCGCCGGGCTCAGGTAGGTCCTGGGGCATTTTGCTTGTATCATTTTCTGGGCTTTGGGAACCCCTCAGGCACAAGAGAAATCCATTCTAGTGGAGAAGAGAAGTTAACGGGGGCTTGGAGAGTGGAAGAAGTGGATCGAAGTGGCAGGAGAGAAGGTTGTTCTCTGACGACTGGGGGCTCAGGACTTGTGAATTTAATTGTCTTGGGGGACTTCTGACATAGGGTTTT
This genomic window contains:
- the CHCHD5 gene encoding coiled-coil-helix-coiled-coil-helix domain-containing protein 5 gives rise to the protein MQAALEITARYCRNEMEEYGRCVAASPASWQRDCHRLRLSMSRCAAAHPIVQQIRQDCAEPFAAFEQCLKENQASVMNCSDHVNAFLLCADQVKPST